In Sulfuricurvum sp., the following proteins share a genomic window:
- the pqqC gene encoding pyrroloquinoline-quinone synthase PqqC, whose product MKSLLSKKEFEEALRAMGSMYHIYHPFHVRMYEGKCTKEEIQGWVANRFYYQTMIPIKDAAIMSNNPPIEDRRKWIDRINDHDSVGGGIEAWLDLGTAVGLDKEDLLSHKYVLPSVRFAVDAYVNFAKHAPWKEAAMSSLTEMFAPEIHQQRLDTWPKNYPWIDQNGLRYFQKRLTEARRDVQHGLALTLEEFNTVELQEKAFSILQFKLDILWTMVDALYLAYELKRPPYFNIKDCHATRKISCSE is encoded by the coding sequence ATGAAGAGTCTACTCAGCAAAAAAGAATTTGAAGAAGCGCTAAGAGCAATGGGGAGCATGTACCATATCTACCATCCTTTCCACGTGCGAATGTATGAGGGCAAATGTACCAAAGAAGAGATTCAAGGATGGGTTGCAAACCGGTTTTATTATCAAACCATGATCCCGATCAAAGATGCGGCAATTATGTCCAATAATCCTCCGATTGAAGACAGACGCAAGTGGATCGACCGTATTAACGATCATGACAGTGTAGGGGGCGGAATCGAAGCATGGCTTGATCTCGGTACTGCCGTAGGGTTGGATAAAGAGGACCTTCTCAGTCACAAATATGTTTTGCCTTCTGTCCGATTTGCTGTCGATGCGTATGTCAACTTTGCCAAACATGCTCCATGGAAAGAGGCGGCAATGTCTTCATTGACCGAGATGTTTGCACCGGAAATCCATCAGCAGCGTCTAGACACGTGGCCAAAAAACTATCCCTGGATCGATCAAAACGGCCTGCGCTATTTTCAAAAAAGACTCACCGAAGCACGACGTGATGTACAGCACGGATTGGCACTGACGCTCGAAGAGTTCAATACCGTTGAACTTCAGGAAAAAGCGTTCTCTATACTGCAGTTCAAACTGGATATTTTGTGGACGATGGTGGATGCCCTTTATTTGGCGTATGAGCTTAAAAGACCGCCGTATTTTAATATTAAGGATTGTCATGCAACGCGAAAAATTTCTTGCAGTGAATGA
- the pqqE gene encoding pyrroloquinoline quinone biosynthesis protein PqqE, translated as MKPDAKTPKPPLWILLELTHKCPLECTYCYNQLDFANTKDAMSKKDWFRVMEEARAMGAVQLGISGGEPLLNKDLLEIVKKANDLKFYTNLITSGVGADIAIVPKLKAAGLKTVQLGIQSSDEHTTTLITNNKTAFKDKMAFAKACKDNGLQLIVNTCITRQNIHQIGDIIEMAERLGANYLEIANIQYYGWALENINALLPTREQLDEAKAVTNHYRENRKDMKVFFVVPDYFATRPKACMNGWGSTFLTINPDGMALPCNTANTLPLTFPNVKEYSVEEIWNDSEAFNFFRGDSWMKEPCRTCDEKEKDFGGCRCQAYALTKDMREADPVCSKSGFHHVVTSKVEESLTSDHQPLYRNKINSMNIIANRSATSCK; from the coding sequence ATGAAGCCTGATGCAAAAACACCCAAACCGCCGTTATGGATACTGTTGGAACTGACCCACAAATGCCCGCTAGAGTGTACGTATTGCTACAATCAGCTCGATTTTGCCAATACGAAAGATGCGATGTCCAAAAAGGACTGGTTCAGAGTCATGGAGGAAGCCCGTGCCATGGGTGCCGTACAGCTCGGTATTTCCGGCGGAGAGCCCCTGCTGAATAAAGATCTCCTCGAAATTGTCAAAAAAGCCAATGATCTGAAGTTTTATACGAATCTGATTACATCCGGTGTCGGAGCCGATATCGCTATCGTCCCCAAGCTCAAAGCGGCAGGGCTAAAAACGGTACAGCTGGGTATCCAGTCGTCCGATGAACACACTACGACTCTTATTACGAATAATAAAACCGCTTTCAAAGATAAAATGGCCTTTGCAAAAGCGTGCAAAGATAACGGTCTTCAGTTGATCGTTAACACCTGTATCACACGTCAGAACATCCATCAAATCGGAGATATTATCGAGATGGCGGAGCGGTTGGGGGCAAATTATCTGGAGATTGCTAATATCCAGTATTACGGATGGGCACTTGAAAACATCAATGCACTCCTTCCGACGAGAGAGCAGTTGGATGAGGCTAAAGCCGTTACGAACCACTACCGAGAAAACCGAAAAGATATGAAAGTCTTTTTTGTCGTACCGGATTATTTTGCCACACGTCCTAAGGCCTGTATGAACGGATGGGGTTCGACTTTTCTCACCATTAATCCGGATGGAATGGCACTTCCGTGCAACACGGCCAATACCCTTCCTCTCACTTTCCCAAACGTCAAAGAGTATTCGGTCGAAGAAATTTGGAACGATTCGGAGGCTTTTAACTTTTTTCGCGGTGATTCGTGGATGAAGGAGCCGTGCCGAACCTGTGATGAGAAGGAAAAAGATTTCGGCGGATGCCGATGTCAGGCGTATGCCCTGACCAAAGATATGCGTGAAGCGGATCCGGTTTGCAGCAAATCCGGTTTTCACCATGTGGTGACCTCCAAAGTAGAGGAGAGCCTCACCTCCGATCATCAACCGCTTTATCGGAACAAAATCAATTCGATGAATATTATCGCAAACAGATCGGCAACATCATGCAAATAG
- a CDS encoding leucyl aminopeptidase has product MQIALSNKPPKESLELSFVTHMPANSKLFKMLEKAGFNLKEGTTYLDVHHNILYVASRSLCSEDLKISAAKAIQSIQKSSFMTLFIALEQYQDQLDVAALAEGLILGDYYFSQYKHESQKHQERKLFIDYSGSMHTKHHLEEILHEVDMICRNVNLVRDIVNTPPQDYYPYIMALDAKYFAKRDGLECKILGEHLMQEMGMHALLSVGRASVHESQLIHLTYRSEHPKVKIVLLGKGLTYDSGGLSLKSSDSMVSMKCDKAGGSAVLGVMCTLKALGLECEVHGIIGAVENMIGGNAYKPDDVLRAKNGMTIEVKNTDAEGRLVLADCLCYAQDEIEDFDYIFDFATLTGASIVALGGQTIAVMGHNDTLKEKINTAASQSGELVGFLPYNRYFEHELDSEIADMVNTASTRNGGAITASLFLDRFIKDENKKKWLHFDMAGPAYSQKAWGYNPYGASGAGVRLIVQFLKNITQKSL; this is encoded by the coding sequence ATGCAAATAGCACTTTCCAACAAACCGCCGAAAGAGAGCTTAGAGCTTTCCTTCGTTACGCATATGCCAGCGAATTCAAAACTCTTTAAAATGCTGGAAAAAGCCGGATTTAACCTCAAAGAGGGGACGACCTATTTGGATGTACATCACAATATCTTGTATGTGGCGAGTCGCTCACTGTGTTCAGAAGATCTCAAAATAAGTGCGGCAAAAGCGATCCAATCCATACAAAAAAGCAGTTTTATGACGCTTTTTATAGCACTCGAACAGTATCAAGACCAACTCGATGTTGCAGCGTTAGCCGAAGGGCTGATACTAGGCGATTACTATTTCAGTCAGTACAAACATGAGTCCCAAAAACATCAAGAGCGAAAACTGTTTATAGACTACAGCGGCAGTATGCATACCAAACATCATCTTGAAGAGATCCTTCATGAGGTGGATATGATATGCCGAAATGTCAATCTTGTCCGAGATATTGTTAATACGCCACCGCAGGACTATTACCCCTATATCATGGCACTTGATGCCAAGTATTTTGCAAAGAGAGACGGTCTGGAATGCAAGATTCTCGGTGAGCACTTAATGCAAGAGATGGGGATGCATGCACTGCTGAGTGTGGGGAGAGCATCGGTACATGAATCCCAACTCATTCACCTCACGTACCGCTCCGAACATCCAAAGGTCAAAATCGTCCTTTTAGGCAAAGGGCTTACTTATGACAGCGGAGGGTTAAGTCTTAAATCGTCGGACTCGATGGTCTCTATGAAGTGTGATAAAGCAGGCGGAAGTGCAGTGCTGGGTGTCATGTGTACTTTAAAGGCGCTGGGGTTAGAGTGCGAAGTCCATGGAATTATCGGTGCGGTAGAGAACATGATCGGGGGGAATGCCTATAAACCTGACGATGTACTACGGGCTAAAAACGGTATGACTATCGAAGTAAAAAATACCGATGCCGAAGGGCGGCTGGTTTTGGCAGATTGTTTGTGTTATGCTCAGGATGAGATTGAGGATTTCGATTATATTTTCGATTTTGCCACGTTGACGGGAGCCTCTATTGTTGCCTTGGGCGGACAAACGATAGCGGTCATGGGACATAATGATACACTCAAGGAGAAAATCAATACGGCGGCATCGCAAAGCGGCGAACTGGTCGGATTTTTACCGTACAACCGATACTTCGAACATGAGCTCGACAGCGAGATCGCGGATATGGTGAACACCGCTTCTACACGCAATGGCGGTGCGATCACCGCCAGCCTTTTTTTAGACCGATTTATCAAAGACGAAAACAAGAAAAAATGGCTCCATTTTGATATGGCGGGGCCGGCTTATAGTCAAAAAGCGTGGGGGTATAACCCTTATGGAGCAAGTGGTGCCGGAGTACGTCTGATCGTGCAATTTTTGAAAAATATTACACAAAAATCCCTCTGA
- the pqqB gene encoding pyrroloquinoline quinone biosynthesis protein PqqB, translating to MKIKILGSSAGGGLPQFNCNCDNCKGYRAGKPSIRRRTQSSITISEDGENWVLFNTSPDILEQIHNSPFLHPQQRRETKIKAIVFIDAQIDHTTGLLMLREGCPHEVYCTKEVHEELNTSFPLFTMLTHWDGGGTHYHEVATDGTSFEIPVMPNYSFKAVPLISNAPPYSKYRDKPRAGDNIGMVVINKQTGKRLFYLPGLGVLQQAIIDEMRIADVLLVDGTLWTNDEMIQNGFSSKLGTDMGHVPLSGEGGLIETLDTLEKPRKILIHINNTNPILDETTQEYRELIRHNIEISYDGMHIEI from the coding sequence GTGAAAATTAAGATTTTAGGTTCCAGCGCCGGTGGAGGACTCCCCCAATTTAACTGCAATTGTGACAATTGCAAAGGGTATCGTGCGGGAAAACCATCTATTAGACGTCGAACACAATCTTCGATAACGATAAGTGAAGACGGAGAGAACTGGGTGCTGTTCAATACCTCGCCGGATATTTTGGAACAAATCCATAATTCGCCGTTTTTACACCCTCAGCAGCGCAGAGAAACCAAGATCAAAGCGATCGTTTTTATCGATGCCCAGATTGATCATACAACGGGACTTTTGATGCTTAGAGAAGGGTGTCCGCACGAAGTCTATTGTACCAAAGAGGTGCATGAAGAACTCAATACTTCATTCCCACTTTTCACGATGCTCACTCATTGGGACGGCGGCGGGACTCATTATCATGAGGTGGCGACGGACGGGACGAGCTTTGAGATCCCTGTAATGCCAAACTATAGCTTCAAAGCGGTTCCGCTGATCTCGAATGCTCCTCCGTATTCCAAATATCGGGATAAGCCCAGAGCAGGGGACAACATCGGGATGGTTGTGATCAACAAACAAACCGGAAAACGTCTTTTTTATCTTCCGGGACTCGGTGTGCTGCAACAGGCAATCATTGATGAGATGCGTATCGCTGATGTCTTATTGGTTGACGGAACTCTCTGGACGAATGATGAAATGATTCAAAACGGCTTCTCTAGCAAACTCGGGACGGATATGGGCCATGTCCCCTTAAGCGGGGAAGGAGGGCTTATTGAGACGTTAGATACACTGGAAAAACCGAGAAAGATATTAATTCATATCAATAATACCAATCCGATATTGGATGAAACAACCCAAGAATACCGTGAGCTGATACGCCACAACATTGAGATCTCCTATGACGGCATGCATATCGAGATTTAA
- the pqqA gene encoding pyrroloquinoline quinone precursor peptide PqqA, whose amino-acid sequence MKWEKPSFTDNRFGFEVTMYICHE is encoded by the coding sequence ATGAAATGGGAAAAACCGTCATTTACGGATAACCGCTTCGGTTTTGAAGTAACCATGTACATCTGCCACGAGTAA
- the pqqD gene encoding pyrroloquinoline quinone biosynthesis peptide chaperone PqqD, whose amino-acid sequence MQREKFLAVNDHFQLQYEEKQNCYVLLYPEGMVQLSFSAGEIMSLCDGTKSCEDIIGELTQKFSNDSIAADIVEFLDEAVSRDWIVYHEA is encoded by the coding sequence ATGCAACGCGAAAAATTTCTTGCAGTGAATGATCACTTTCAACTCCAGTACGAAGAGAAACAAAACTGCTATGTGTTGCTCTATCCGGAGGGGATGGTACAGTTGAGCTTCTCAGCGGGGGAGATCATGAGTTTATGCGACGGAACAAAATCCTGTGAGGACATTATCGGTGAATTGACACAGAAATTTTCGAATGACTCCATTGCAGCGGACATCGTTGAATTTCTTGATGAAGCAGTCTCCCGCGATTGGATCGTTTATCATGAAGCCTGA